In the genome of Methanococcoides burtonii DSM 6242, the window TCAGCAACAAGCTAAAGATAAAAACCGCAACAAATGAAGAGATACGTTTCTTGAACAATCTTTGACTCCATCCTTTTTTAGAATCCAAAACTCCCCACATATGATCGATCGTTTTCTGGAACTGTAAGAAGATGTTGCCAGCACTCCAGAGGAAAAGTAAAAAACTGATTATCAATCCAAATGTCAGGGAACTTGTTTCCGGTAATTGATGGAAGAGTAGATTAAATGAATTTATAATTTCTTCATCTGCAAAAGGTGAAATGTAATCGATAATTGTTGCCTGAAGTAGTTCCACTTTCAAGAACATTCCTCCCAGGGATGATGAAAATAAAAGTAAGGAAGGAAGACTGAGTATTAAATAAAATGAAAGAGCTGCACTGAAAGAGGTACCATCGTCAGCAATCCATCTTTTAATAGTTTGTAAAGCCACATCCTTGAGTTTTCCCATGAAAAGCAATGAACTTATAGCTACAATTAGTTTCTGATAACTTTTGTTTTCAGGGTTAAAAAAAGAACGATGTTTATACTTATTTTTGTCCCACAACCTTTCTGGACAAAAGGTATTTAACCCAAACCGCACAAGAATTTAATGGGAGTAATGCATCAGCGTTTTGCTGATGTGTAAAACATTGTAAATGGATTGTATTACTGAAAAGGGGAAGAATATGTCAAAATTTGAAATATATACTGACAAGAGTGGAAAATACAGGTTCAGGCTCAAAGCAAAGAATGGAGAGATCGTAGCAACAGGGCAGGGCTATGCGACCAAAGCAGGCTGCATGAATGGTATAAAGTCTGTCAAGAACAATGCCATGGATGCCGAGATAGTTGAGATCGAGACACCTTCTGAAGGAGAATAAGTGGTCATTTCGGATATCCGGAATGTATCATTTCAATTCTGCAATTTTTTAACATTTTTACATTTTGAAATTGCTCATATTTTCGCTGGGAATCAAAGAAATTCATTAGCAATGCCAACATGAAATGGAACTATGAGCCATACATATTCCTGCCTTTGAGCCATCAATCCGCCCTTGTGTACATCATACCCCAACTTCTGCCACATACATTCAACTGAATATATAATAGTGAGAAATGATTGAAATTATTATGTACCGATCTTTATACGACAATAATAAATTATGTGCAGAGAATAAATTAAAAATAATCGTACTCTTTTGACCCTACAGGAATTCGTAAGTACCAGTATGGGACGGGACCTTCGTGTCATAATTATTGGAGGACGTGCCATAGCCCGCATGGTAAGGGTAGCAAAGAAAGGAGATTTCAAAGATAAATTATCAAGAGGAGGAATGATAAGGTCCTTTGAAATGACACCTGAGATAGAATGGCTGGCTACCGAAAGTGCAAGTGTTTTCGGTATTGAGATCGCAGGAATGGGCCTGCTTTTCGATGGAGAACACTTCAAAGTATGTGAAGCGAATTTCTCGCCAGGATTTGAAGGTGTGGAAAGCTGTTGTGGCATAGATATCGCACAGGAAATGTGCAACTTCATAAGAGTGCGTCTTGGAATGATCCCGGAAGAGGAAGAAGGGAACAAAGAAAATATGAATTAAAAGAGGTTCTTAAGAACCTCATTCCATTACATTGTCAATGATGAACTCAAATGTACCAGTAACACCGTTCACATTTACGGTATAAACACCCTTTTCAAGACCATATACATCCAGAGGAATGTTTACTTCAAAAGGAACAAGTGCCTGAGTACATGCTACATCCTTTGGTCTTTTGGTCTTCAGTGCGATATCAAATCCATTTCCAGTATTAACGGTCTCAATGTTCTCCTCATCGATGAAAGTGCAACCATCAGGCAGATTCCCGATTGCTGTCACACTTATCTGAAGGGGGAATGATTCCATGACCATTATTTGAACATCATCCACAACAGCAGTACCAACTATATATTCCTCACCAGTGTCATCGGATGCAAGCGAGTCAGCCAAGACAACTACATTCATAGTAAACGTATCCTCGTTGCCGGTCACATTCTCCCAGGACATCTTGTAAATAGCATTTATCTGATAATTTCCCTCAGATGAAGCTTTGAGAGTCCATTCGTGAACACCACCCGCACCCGGCATTGGCTCATCCGGACCTACAAACTCATCTTTTACCAGCACGATGCCTTCAGGAAGAGAAAGGTCCCACGAATAACCTGTGGAAGGATTCTCATTGAGCTTCAGAACTATACTGTCGCCCATCTTAAGAGATATCTCACTGCTGTTCGCTTCTTCGGAAAAGACAGTTCCTGAAACAACCGTATCATCAACATCCAGAGGATCATCAGTAGTGCCAGTATCCGTACAACCCATCGAAAATGCCGCAACTGTAACTGCCACAATTGAAATAAGTACGAGAATGCACATTCGTGTATATCGTTTCATTGTAATATCTCCTAATAACAGAAATGACCCGTTCCTATATATCCATATCTTAAACTACGAATTCATTTGAAGCTATTCGATATTGATTTTTGGCAAAATTATAGTAATTAACAATCAATCGATGAGGAAATAAAAACTCACAGTTTTTCTTAGAGATCACTGACATCCCACCTACCCATCTATCGCCTTACTCCCATGACAATGGGAACCCCGGTATCTACAATAAGCAGAATATTCATCCTTGAATGTGGGATATTGGGATTAATAGGAGCGATGATAGGATCGTTCTCCGGAGTAGTAATCGCTCGGATGATAGGAAGCGGTACAGTCCCTGCAGATTTATATGGAATAGAAAAGATTCCCGTGATCATCAACAGTGCGGATATATTTATAACAGTTATAAGTGTATTTTTACTTAATCTGGTCACAGGAGTCTAAACCACCCAACGTGCAGCAAGATTCAATCCAGTAGAAGCAATTTTATCAAATTGAGAATCGAGTTATTGTTGAGCAAAATGTTTGCAACACTTATTTACTAAATTTATAATTTTACTGAAAAATTAGTAAAATTTCGGATTTTAAGGCGCAACGTGTATATACAATAAATGATTTATTTTAATTAGATGAGCGGGAAATTAATTCTTTTAAAGTACCCCCACTCCCCAACCCGCTCATACCACCTTCATTAAGCAAACGTTCCATTGACACTTTTTTGACGATCGTTAAATTGAAAATAACAGGTTTTCAATTTATATATTGGCGAAAATGGAGACGATCTTTTTTGATAGATCTTTACTTATTTCAAGAGACTTCATCAACGTATTTGTAGAAACGACATCTACCCCCATTTTTTGAAACTGTTCAGGGGAAGTAGTATCACGATCATCAAGTACAAGGACATCAAGAAATTCACGATAACAGTCAGCAATACCCCTGGAGGACACATCAAACCCTCGAGCAGTCATAAACTTACCAGCAGGACCACTGACTGCTTCATTCCCAATAATAGGACTTACTGCAACCACTTTTTTCTTACGGAGGATTCTGGACATACCGGGAAGGGAAATAATTGGACCTATGCTTGTGATAGGGTTGCTTGGGCCTATCAGAACCTCATCGTCGCTCTCAAGCGCTTCTAGCACCAGCGAACATATGGAAGCCTCTTCAATGCCTTCCTGTTCGACGGACAGAACTTCCGGCACACCGTGCTGTTTTACCCAAAAATCTTGAAAATGGACATGACCAGAAGGCGTCTCGACTATTGTACGAACAGAGTCATCAGACATTGGAAGTACATTTACCCCGATCCCATATACAGAAAGCAGTTCATGTATAGATTCTGACAGAGACAGTCCCTGTCTCAATAGATCCGACCTCATAATATGAGTGACACGATCAAGATCACCTATCATCATACTTTCATCATGACCAAGTTCTTTCATCTCCCTGTGGGTCTGGAAAGTATCGTCTTTGACGCCCCACCATTTGTCCCGATCAATTCGGCCGGACAAGAGATAGAGTATAGTATCAATGTCAGGAGTTATCAGATTTCCCGAGACCCATACATCTTCAGCAGTGTTCACAACAACGGTCAATTCGTCTTCCGGAACAATGTGCCTTAGACCATCGAGCAACTTAGGAGTACCGGTCCCACCTGAAAATATTATCATATAATATAACCTCAGTATTATGCATTAACGGAACATGATTATATAATGAGGTATATTTAAAGGGTATGAAGGTTATCCGGGATCCGATACACGGCTATATAGAACTGGACGAACTGATCTTGCCGCTGATAGACACTCCTCAAGTGCAGCGATTAAGAAGAATAAAGCAACTAGGACTCTCGAATCTAGTGTACCCTGGAGCGAACCACACTCGTTTTGAACATTCTTTGGGAGTCATGCACCTTGCCACCATGCTGACCTCACAGATAGACTCTATTGAAAATGAAGAGAAAGAGGAACTTCGTGCAGCCGCACTCCTTCACGACATCGGGCATGGACCCCTTTCACACGCAACTGAGAACCTTATCAGACATTATACCAGAGAACGACATGAAGATGTCAAATCGATCCTCAGGAAAGGAGAGATATCTGAGATATTGGAGGATAACGGATTAGACCCGATGACCATCGCAGCCCACATAAAAGGTGAGACAGACCTTGGGAAAATAGTCAATAGTGAGATCGATGTTGACCGCATGGACTACCTTGTAAGGGATGCACATTATACAGGAGTAGCATTTGGACTTGTAGACTATGTCCGCCTCATACATGAGATGAGGTTCTACGAAAATAATCTTGTTGTGAACGCAGGCGGTCTGAAAGCAGCAGAGTCACTACTAGTATCCCGATTTCTGATGCACCCATCTGTTTATTACCATCACGTATCAAGGATCGCTGAGACAATGTTCACACGGGCAGTGAAACATCTTATTGACAAAGGTGCCCTGGATCCTTTCAAATTAAGAATGATGGAAGATGATCAATTATTTGAACTGATAAGGGCAGATGACGATTACGCAGGAAAGATCGCCAAAAGGCTTGATGAAAGAAGGCTCTACAAACGTGCCCTTCATGTCGGTCATGAAGTGGTAGGAGAAGGAGTTATGCGGTATCGAGGAAAAGTGGAAAGGGTCGAAGCCGAAATTGCAGACATGGTGGGCATCGACAGTCAGGAGATACTCATCGATATTCCGAAAAGACCGGAAATTGCCGAAATGAAAGCATTGATCAATATGAACGGGAAAATGGTACGTCTTGATGAAGCATCCAATATCGTTGCAACCCTTGAAAAAGCACATTTTGACAATTGGAAGATGGGAGTTTATACTATAAAGGAGCACAGAGATGCAGTGGGTAAAGCTGCACGCGAGTTCTTCGGTGCTAAAAAAGAAACTACACAATACCGTTTTAGCGACATTGAGGAATGAATTTGCCAATACTTACAAAACTAACAAGTCGGGGAGAACTTGTACTGGAACATAGGAATATCGGGGACGACATCATTGTGACACTCACCGGAGGAGACGGCCATGTGGGCGCAGTTGCTGTTGGGCATTATGACAACACTGGAGGACATGCATCCTCTTCAGTCATCACATTGCCTTCCCACAGAGATGATGCTATTGCACTTGATGCAGCAAGGAAGATAACTTCTGCCACCCATAACACAACAATACTTACCGCAGGGATACATTTTCCGGATATAACGAATGAGGAGATCAGAGAAGTGCTTTCAAAAGCTGATGAACTTATTAATGATCTAATAAGAGCATTGGAGGAAGCATAACAATGGAGATAGTTATTGGGATAAGTGGAGCATCCGGCGCCCAGTATGGCATTCGGCTTCTGGAAGTCCTTTCTGAAATGGATATTGATACCCACCTGGTCCTCACAGAAGCAGCTAAGAAAATACTCAAAGTGGAAACCGACTACACCACGGAAGACATCGAGGACATGGCAACTGCAGTTTACGATGAGAAGGATTTTACAGCACCGATCGCAAGTGGCTCTCACCCGTTCGAAGGAATGATAATTGCCCCCTGCAGCATGAAAACACTGGCATCTGTGGCAAATGGAACATCTGATAACCTGATAGCACGTGCGGCAGACGTTTGTCTTAAGGAAAGGCGAAAACTGATACTGATGACACGCGAAACTCCCCTTAGCGGAATACATATAGAGAACATGCTAAGAGCACACAATGCAGGAGCAATTTTGTTGCCCGCATGCCCGGGATTCTATAACAGACCAAACGCAATGGAAGAACTTATCGATTTTATGGCAGGAAGGGCACTTGACCTAATGAAGATAGAAAATAGCATATATCGTCGCTGGAAATGATAATTTGGCATTGTAGCCATAATTGCCGTCCAACTTCCATAAAATATAACATAAGACCCAGGGGTTGAATAGATAAGTATATCTATAATAAGTCATATTTAGGGAATCGTGTCATGAAAGACGCTGCATGCGAGGTTCTGTGCATGTGATTCACACGATGGGATAGTAGGGTAGCCTGGTCATCCTCGAGCGTTTGGGACGCTTGGACTGCGGTTCAAATCCGCGCTATCCCACCAGAATCTTTTATACAATTGTTTTACAACTTTATTGATATACCGTTTGCACCTGGATTGTACCCACACTATACAGCACATACTAGTTTTACATCCACACTACAACCATTGTACGAACTACACCACCATTAGATCTGCGAGTAGCAACAAAACCATACGGTCTAAAACCATACACCAGGAGA includes:
- a CDS encoding YegP family protein, with the protein product MSKFEIYTDKSGKYRFRLKAKNGEIVATGQGYATKAGCMNGIKSVKNNAMDAEIVEIETPSEGE
- the cofD gene encoding 2-phospho-L-lactate transferase; its protein translation is MIIFSGGTGTPKLLDGLRHIVPEDELTVVVNTAEDVWVSGNLITPDIDTILYLLSGRIDRDKWWGVKDDTFQTHREMKELGHDESMMIGDLDRVTHIMRSDLLRQGLSLSESIHELLSVYGIGVNVLPMSDDSVRTIVETPSGHVHFQDFWVKQHGVPEVLSVEQEGIEEASICSLVLEALESDDEVLIGPSNPITSIGPIISLPGMSRILRKKKVVAVSPIIGNEAVSGPAGKFMTARGFDVSSRGIADCYREFLDVLVLDDRDTTSPEQFQKMGVDVVSTNTLMKSLEISKDLSKKIVSIFANI
- a CDS encoding YihY/virulence factor BrkB family protein, encoding MGKLKDVALQTIKRWIADDGTSFSAALSFYLILSLPSLLLFSSSLGGMFLKVELLQATIIDYISPFADEEIINSFNLLFHQLPETSSLTFGLIISFLLFLWSAGNIFLQFQKTIDHMWGVLDSKKGWSQRLFKKRISSFVAVFIFSLLLIISILAEIFLVVISNMLTIIHPLPLELMQYISSIVTFFVLIFFFIYLYMALPDKKVKIKYIGIGSFLTVFFITLGKHLFSLYISYSNFTTVYTKIGAFLAIFLWMYYSSIIVTLMAEFIKIYSDLEQ
- a CDS encoding protease inhibitor I42 family protein; protein product: MKRYTRMCILVLISIVAVTVAAFSMGCTDTGTTDDPLDVDDTVVSGTVFSEEANSSEISLKMGDSIVLKLNENPSTGYSWDLSLPEGIVLVKDEFVGPDEPMPGAGGVHEWTLKASSEGNYQINAIYKMSWENVTGNEDTFTMNVVVLADSLASDDTGEEYIVGTAVVDDVQIMVMESFPLQISVTAIGNLPDGCTFIDEENIETVNTGNGFDIALKTKRPKDVACTQALVPFEVNIPLDVYGLEKGVYTVNVNGVTGTFEFIIDNVME
- a CDS encoding HD domain-containing protein, coding for MKVIRDPIHGYIELDELILPLIDTPQVQRLRRIKQLGLSNLVYPGANHTRFEHSLGVMHLATMLTSQIDSIENEEKEELRAAALLHDIGHGPLSHATENLIRHYTRERHEDVKSILRKGEISEILEDNGLDPMTIAAHIKGETDLGKIVNSEIDVDRMDYLVRDAHYTGVAFGLVDYVRLIHEMRFYENNLVVNAGGLKAAESLLVSRFLMHPSVYYHHVSRIAETMFTRAVKHLIDKGALDPFKLRMMEDDQLFELIRADDDYAGKIAKRLDERRLYKRALHVGHEVVGEGVMRYRGKVERVEAEIADMVGIDSQEILIDIPKRPEIAEMKALINMNGKMVRLDEASNIVATLEKAHFDNWKMGVYTIKEHRDAVGKAAREFFGAKKETTQYRFSDIEE
- a CDS encoding ATP-grasp domain-containing protein, producing MKNNRTLLTLQEFVSTSMGRDLRVIIIGGRAIARMVRVAKKGDFKDKLSRGGMIRSFEMTPEIEWLATESASVFGIEIAGMGLLFDGEHFKVCEANFSPGFEGVESCCGIDIAQEMCNFIRVRLGMIPEEEEGNKENMN
- a CDS encoding UbiX family flavin prenyltransferase, with amino-acid sequence MEIVIGISGASGAQYGIRLLEVLSEMDIDTHLVLTEAAKKILKVETDYTTEDIEDMATAVYDEKDFTAPIASGSHPFEGMIIAPCSMKTLASVANGTSDNLIARAADVCLKERRKLILMTRETPLSGIHIENMLRAHNAGAILLPACPGFYNRPNAMEELIDFMAGRALDLMKIENSIYRRWK